Proteins from one Rhinopithecus roxellana isolate Shanxi Qingling chromosome 20, ASM756505v1, whole genome shotgun sequence genomic window:
- the LOC104677821 gene encoding ATP-dependent RNA helicase DDX19A, translating to MATDSWALAVDEQEAAVKSMTNLQIKEEKVKADTNGIIKTSTTAEKTDEEEKEDRAAQSLLNKLIRSNLVDNTNQVEVLQRDPNSPLYSVKSFEELRLKPQLLQGVYAMGFNRPSKIQENALPMMLAEPPQNLIAQSQSGTGKTAAFVLAMLSRVEPAERYPQCLCLSPTYELALQTGKVIEQMGKFYPELKLAYAVRGNKLERGQKISEQIVIGTPGTVLDWCSKLKFIDPKKIKVFVLDEADVMIATQGHQDQSIRIQRMLPRNCQMLLFSATFEDSVWKFAQKVVPDPNIIKLKREEETLDTIKQYYVLCSSRDEKFQALCNLYGAITIAQAMIFCHTRKTASWLAAELSKEGHQVALLSGEMMVEQRAAVIERFREGKEKVLVTTNVCARGIDVEQVSVVINFDLPVDKDGNPDNETYLHRIGRTGRFGKRGLAVNMVDSKHSMNILNRIQEHFNKKIERLDTDDLDEIEKIAN from the exons ATGACCAATTTGCAGATCAAGGAAGAGAAAGTCAAAGCAGATACCAATG GTATTATCAAAACCAGTACCACTGCTGAGAAAACAGATGAAGAGGAGAAAG AGGACAGAGCTGCCCAGTCCTTACTCAACAAGCTGATCAGAAGCAACCTTGTCGATAACACAAACCAAGTAGAAGTCCTGCAGCGGGATCCAAACTCCCCTCTGTACTCGGTGAAGTCGTTTGAAGAGCTTCGGCT GAAACCACAGCTTCTCCAGGGAGTCTATGCCATGGGCTTCAATCGACCCTCCAAGATACAAGAGAACGCATTACCTATGATGCTTGCTGAACC CCCACAGAACCTGATTGCACAGTCTCAGTCTGGCACTGGTAAAACAGCTGCCTTCGTCCTAGCCATGCTCAGTCGAGTGGAGCCAGCAGAGAGATATCCCCAG TGTCTATGCCTCTCCCCAACATATGAGCTGGCGCTTCAAACAGGAAAAGTGATTGAGCAGATGGGCAAATTTTACCCAGAACTGAAGCTTGCCTATGCTGTTCGAGGCAATAAAT TGGAAAGAGGCCAGAAGATCAGCGAGCAGATTGTCATTGGCACCCCTGGGACCGTGCTGGACTGGTGCTCCAAGCTCAAGTTCATTGATCCCAAGAAAATCAAGGTGTTTGTTCTGGATGAAGCTGACGTCATGATAGCCACTCAGGGCCACCAGGATCAGAGCATCCGCATCCAGAG GATGCTGCCCAGGAACTGCCAGATGCTGCTTTTCTCTGCCACCTTTGAGGATTCTGTGTGGAAGTTTGCCCAGAAAGTGGTCCCAGACCCAAACATTATCAAACTGAAGCGGGAGGAAGAGACCCTGGACACCATCAAGCAGTACTATGTCCTGTGCAGCAGCAGAGACGAGAAGTTCCAGGCCTTGTGTAACCTCTATGGGGCCATCACCATTGCTCAAGCCATGATCTTCTGCCAT actcGTAAAACAGCTAGTTGGCTGGCAGCAGAGCTCTCAAAAGAAGGCCACCAGGTGGCTCTGCTGAGTGGGGAGATGATGGTGGAGCAGAGGGCTGCGGTGATTGAGCGCTTCCGAGAGGGCAAAGAGAAGGTTCTGGTGACCACCAACGTGTGTGCCCGCG GCATCGATGTTGAACAAGTGTCTGTCGTCATCAACTTTGATCTTCCCGTGGACAAGGACGGGAACCCTGACAACGAGACCTACTTGCACCGAATCGGGCGCACAGGCCGCTTTGGCAAGAGGGGCCTGGCAGTGAACATGGTGGACAGCAAGCACAGCATGAACATCCTGAACAGAATCCAGGAGCATTTTA